The Acinonyx jubatus isolate Ajub_Pintada_27869175 chromosome E3, VMU_Ajub_asm_v1.0, whole genome shotgun sequence genome has a window encoding:
- the SSTR5 gene encoding somatostatin receptor type 5 gives MEPLFPVPTLAGWNASAAAPGTGGHNGTLAGPAASPGARAVVVPVLYLLVCVVGLGGNALVIYVVLRHAKMKTVTNIYILNLAVADVLLMLGLPFLATQNAVSYWPFGPVLCRLVMTLDGINQFTSVFCLTVMSVDRYLAVVHPIRSARWRRPRVAKLASAGVWTFSLLMSLPLVVFADIQEGWDTCNVSWPEPVGLWGAVFIIYTSVLGFFGPLLVICLCYLLIVVKVKASGVRVGATRRRSERKATRMVVVVVVVFAGCWLPFFIVNIVNLAFVLPAEPASAGAYFFVVVLSYANSCANPVLYGFLSDNFRQSFRKVLCLRKGYGAEDAEAAEPQADKSGRLREATTPARGSEANGLMQTSRL, from the coding sequence ATGGAGCCTCTGTTCCCAGTCCCCACGCTGGCCGGCTGGAACGCCTCTGCGGCGGCCCCCGGCACGGGCGGCCACAACGGGACGCTGGCGGGGCCGGCGGCCTCGCCGGGGGCCCGCGCCGTGGTGGTGCCCGTGCTGTACCTGCTGGTGTgcgtggtggggctggggggtaaCGCTCTGGTCATCTACGTGGTGCTGCGCCACGCCAAGATGAAGACAGTCACCAACATCTACATCCTCAACCTGGCCGTGGCTGACGTGCTGCTCATGCTGGGGCTGCCCTTCCTGGCCACGCAGAACGCCGTCTCCTACTGGCCCTTCGGCCCCGTCCTGTGCCGCCTGGTCATGACCTTGGACGGCATCAACCAGTTCACCAGCGTCTTCTGCCTGACCGTCATGAGCGTGGACCGCTACCTGGCCGTCGTCCACCCCATCCGCTCCGCCCGCTGGCGCCGCCCCCGGGTGGCCAAGCTGGCGAGCGCGGGCGTCTGGACCTTCTCGCTGCTCATGTCGCTGCCCCTGGTGGTCTTTGCGGACATCCAGGAGGGCTGGGACACCTGCAACGTCAGCTGGCCGGAGCCCGTGGGCCTGTGGGGCGCCGTGTTCATCATCTACACTTCCGTGCTGGGCTTCTTCGGGCCGCTGTTGGTCATCTGCCTGTGCTACCTGCTCatcgtggtcaaggtgaaggcgTCGGGCGTGCGCGTGGGCGCCACGCGGCGGCGCTCGGAGCGCAAGGCGACCcgcatggtggtggtggtggtcgtggTGTTTGCGGGCTGCTGGCTGCCTTTCTTCATTGTCAACATTGTCAACCTGGCCTTTGTCCTGCCCGCGGAGCCCGCCTCCGCGGGCGCCTACTTCTTCGTCGTCGTCCTGTCCTACGCCAACAGCTGCGCCAACCCCGTGCTCTACGGCTTCCTCTCTGACAACTTCCGCCAGAGCTTCCGGAAGGTTCTGTGCCTCCGCAAGGGCTACGGCGCCGAGGACGCGGAGGCCGCGGAGCCCCAGGCCGACAAGAGCGGCCGGCTTCGGGAGGCCACGACGCCCGCGCGCGGCTCCGAGGCCAACGGGCTCATGCAGACCAGCCGGCTGTGA
- the C1QTNF8 gene encoding complement C1q tumor necrosis factor-related protein 8 produces the protein MVALVCVPPPPPPLWPPGAHQTPPSPSSGPPDSLPSHCTPDGGDGQPTTHQSQPPQTPQAPEPCHRGRQEDPGRAALPLRPTVSRGQAGWWATGPGALKPAQRCWSWMVRGKPWCLGQHERVLSRASGAVTPETDRQAAVSDREMALARMVAPGLLLLLGLPGGAWPSLGPPRRPCVQCCPPAWPPAAPGPYARRSDGEPWVQPPRMRPTIDVSILKGEKGETGVRGPSGRSGQEGPPGSRGLRGRKGQKGQAGLPGAACRRAYAAFSVGRREGLHGTDGLRAVPFDTELVNLDGAFDLASGRFLCAVPGIYFLSLNVHTWNYKETYLHIMCNREATAVLYAQPSERSVMQTQSLLLPLAAGDTVWVRLFHRDRDNAIYGEPGDLYITFSGHLVKPAAEL, from the exons ATGGTGGCCCTggtctgtgtccccccccccccccccccgctttggCCTCCAGGCGCTCACCAGACTCCGCCGAGCCCCAGCTCTGGTCCGCCTGACTCCCTGCCAAGTCACTGCACCCCAGATGGAGGCGATGGCCAGCCCACGACCCATCAGTCCCAGCCACCCCAGACGCCCCAGGCCCCTGAGCCATGTCACAGGGGCAGGCAGGAGGACCCTGGAAGGGCTGCGCTGCCCCTGCGGCCGACGGTGAGCAGGGGGCAGGCCGGGTGGTGGGCAACGGGCCCAGGAGCTCTGAAGCCGGCCCAACGCTGTTGGTCTTGGATGGTCCGAGGGAAGCCGTGGTGCCTGGGGCAGCATGAAAGGGTTCTTTCACGGGCCTCTGGGGCAGTGACGCcggagacagacaggcaggcagcaGTGTCCGACCGTGAAATG gCTCTGGCACGGATGGTGGCCCCTGgcctcctgctcctcctggggTTGCCTGGGGGGGCCTGGCCCAGCCTGGGGCCGCCCCGACGGCCGTGTGTGCAGTGCTGCCCGCCCGCCtggccccccgccgcccccggcccctATGCCCGCAGGAGCGATGGGGAGCCGTGGGTGCAGCCGCCTCGCATGCGGCCTACCATCGACGTGTCGATTCTCAAAG GTGAGAAGGGCGAGACGGGGGTCAGAGGTCCCTCCGGCAGGAGCGGGCAGGAGGGCCCGCCAGGCTCCCGGGGCCTTCGGGGCCGCAAGGGCCAGAAGGGGCAGGCGGGGCTGCCCGGCGCCGCATGTCGGCGCGCCTACGCGGCCTTCTCGGTGGGCCGGCGCGAGGGCCTGCACGGCACCGACGGCCTCCGGGCCGTGCCCTTCGACACGGAGCTGGTGAACCTGGACGGGGCCTTCGACCTGGCCTCGGGCCGCTTCCTGTGTGCCGTGCCCGGCATCTATTTCCTGAGCCTCAACGTGCACACCTGGAACTACAAGGAGACTTACCTGCACATCATGTGCAACCGGGAGGCCACGGCCGTGCTGTACGCGCAGCCCAGCGAGCGCAGCGTCATGCAGACCCAGAGCCTGCTGCTGCCCCTGGCCGCCGGTGACACCGTCTGGGTGCGCCTGTTCCACCGAGACCGCGACAATGCCATCTACGGCGAGCCCGGTGACCTCTACATCACCTTCAGCGGCCACCTGGTCAAGCCGGCCGCAGAGCTCTAG
- the TEKT4 gene encoding tektin-4, which translates to MAQTDVLLTKQPAPQTVPACELPRKLYDVARNTGAYTSSGLATAGFRSAKYLVDEWFQNCYARYHQAFADRDQSERQRHESQQLAAETEALARRTQEDATRKVGARLQDMHCWKSELQHEVGELDAETDLLLAQKQRLERALDATAVPFSIATDNLQCRERRQHPDLVRDHVEIELLKEAELIRNIQELLKRTIMQAVNQIRLNWEHKETCEMDWSDKVEAYNIDQTCAHYHNQSTEVQFYPHSAKFEESASTPETWARFTQENLYRAERERLASVNLRVLIDSILRDTAEDLRLQCDAVNLAFERRCEEVEDARHKLTDHLRKTLREITDQEHNVTALKQAIKDKEAPLKVAQTRLYQRSHRRNVELCRDTAQFRLASEVEELNTSLAALKEKLLEAEQSLRNLEDTRMSLEKDITVKTNSLFIDRQKCMAHRAHYPTTLQLAGYQ; encoded by the exons ATGGCGCAGACGGACGTGCTCCTGACCAAGCAGCCCGCCCCACAGACGGTGCCGGCGTGCGAGCTGCCCCGAAAGCTGTACGACGTGGCCCGGAACACGGGCGCCTACACGTCCTCGGGCCTAGCCACCGCCGGCTTCCGCTCGGCCAAGTACCTGGTGGACGAGTGGTTCCAGAACTGCTATGCCCGCTACCACCAAGCCTTCGCCGACCGCGACCAGTCGGAGCGGCAGCGCCACGAGAGCCAGCAGCTGGCCGCCGAGACCGAGGCGCTGGCACGGCGCACGCAGGAGGACGCCACCAGGAAGGTGGGCGCGCGCCTGCAGGACATGCACTGCTGGAAGTCCGAGCTGCAGCACGAGGTGGGCGAGCTGGACGCCGAGACCGACCTGCTGCTGGCCCAGAAGCAGCGGCTGGAGCGCGCTCTGGACGCCACCGCCGTGCCCTTCTCCATCGCCACCGACAACCTGCAGTGCCGCGAGCGCCGCCAGCACCCGGACCTCGTCCGCGACCACGTGGAGATCGAGCTGCTGAAG GAGGCCGAGCTTATCCGGAACATTCAGGAGCTCCTAAAAAGGACCATAATGCAGGCCGTGAACCAGATCCG GCTGAACTGGGAGCACAAGGAGACGTGTGAGATGGACTGGTCTGACAAGGTGGAGGCCTACAACATCGACCAGACCTGTGCCCACTACCACAACCAGAGCACCGAGGTGCAGTTCTACCCACACTCGGCCAAGTTCGAGGAGAG TGCCTCCACGCCGGAGACGTGGGCCCGGTTCACCCAGGAAAATCTGTACCGCGCAGAGCGCGAGCGCCTGGCTTCCGTCAACCTGCGGGTGCTCATCGATAGCATCCTGCGGGACACGGCCGAGGACCTGCGGCTGCAGTGCGACGCTGTGAACCTGGCCTTTGAGCGCCGCTGTGAGGAGGTGGAGGACGCGCGCCACAAGCTGACGGACCACCTGCGCAAG ACGCTGCGGGAGATCACAGACCAGGAGCACAACGTCACAGCGCTGAAGCAGGCCATCAAGGACAAGGAGGCGCCTCTGAAGGTGGCTCAGACCCGCTTATACCAGCGCTCACACCGGCGCAACGTGGAGCTGTGCCGAGACACCGCCCAGTTCAG GCTGGCGAGCGAGGTGGAGGAGCTGAACACGTCCCTTGCGGCACTGAAGGAAAAGCTTCTAGAAGCAGAGCAGTCCCTGAGAAATCTGGAGGACACGCGCATGAGCCTGGAGAAGGACATCACGGTCAAAACCAACAGCCTCTTCATCGACCGTCAGAAGTGCATGGCCCACCGTGCCCACTACCCCACCACCCTCCAGCTGGCCGGCTACCAGTGA